TCCCTTGCGGAGGGCATCCCCCACGTTCAATCGATTGCGGGTAATATATCCGGCAACCGGCGCCGAAACGAGAAACCTCTCCTTCAGCCGGGTGCGCCCCTCCTCCTCGATTGCCACCCGGAGCGGCGCCCGCGCCGCCGCGACGAGTTCGACCGCGACGGGTTTCGGCAGAAAACCGTAAATTGTCGCCAGGATAACGGCGAGGATGATGACGGTCAAAAGAAGCGTTCTTCGTGTGGCAGCTTTCATAATTTATTCCTTCGTTTTCAATACTTCGACAAGATCGAGCGTGTCTAAGCGGCGCCGGACGATTAGCCCCGAAAAGGAGGCCGATATCAGCACGACGGCCGCGGCCAGTGCGTATGTATGCATTTCTATTATCAGGGGAACGCGAAACAGATCGGAGGCGAGCGCCCCGGCGATATACGCGCACAAAAGGCGCCCGGCGATAAAGCCCAGCGGCAGAGCGGCAAGCGTGAGCAGCCCCAGCTCACCCAGCAGGATATACGATATCTCCCCGCGCGTGTATCCCAGTACCCTGAGACTTGCAAGTTCACGGCTTCGTTCTGAAAATGCTATCCGGGCACTGTTATAGACAACACCGAAGGCGATCGAGCAGGCCATCAGCGTCGCAATGAACGTGAAAAAGAGCATCCCCCGCGCCTGGACATCGTGGAAGTTTTTGATATCATTGCGTCTAATAACAATCCCGCCCACCCTCGGCATGTCGGTGAATTGACGGTAGAGCGCCTCGTTTTGCAGGGAGTCGGTCAGCAGATACGCGCCGGAAAGCGCGTTTCCCTCCCGCAGCAGACGGTTGAGAGCGCCCGTATCCATGTATCCCAGCACGCCGAGAAAAAGCTTGGCCGTGCCTGCGACCTGAATCCGGCGTACCGGTTTTGCCCCTTCGAGAATCTCGACGGTCAGCAGATCGCCGGTCCGGATGTCGAGCATTTTGGCCAGATAGTCATTGATAACAATGCCTTCGGGCGGAATCTCCACCCGCTGCAGATTCGTGTCCAAAAGCAGATGCAGACGGCTTTCCGGTTCGATCCCGTAGATTGCCGTCCGGTAGCTTTTATGACCGGAGACGAACCGCGCCGGGACCCGGCGATAGCCCTCGGCATTTCGCACCCCCGGGAGATTCTTCAGTTCGTACAAGGTCTTAAAGGAAGAAGTCTCGACGAAGCTTATTCTCATATCCTCCTTCTGCGAGCGGATAAACTGGACATCAATTATGAAGTTTACGGAATCCTTGAAGAAACCGCTGGCGATCATTGTCGCGCAGGCGACGGCGATCCCGATTATCGAAAGCATGGTTCTGACCGGTTTGCGGGAGAGGTTCCGCAGAATCATCCGGGAGGGCTGTGAAAGCAGGCGGCCGACGATCGTCTTTTCGAGAAATGTCACCCGATAGCGGGCGGGCGGCTCGGGCCGCATCGCCTCGGCGGGGGGCTGTCGGGCGGCCCGGGCAAGGGAAAAGAGCGTGCCGGCCAGAGCCGCAAGGATGCTGATTACCAGCGCCTCAATGACGACATGGGGATATAAGGTATAGATAAGCATGGGGAAACGGTAAACGGCCATGTAGATGTCGCCCAGCATCCGGCCGAACCAGATTCCGGCCGCCACGCCGCCGCAGAGACCAGGCAGGATGATCAGAACGACCAGCTTCGCGTAATGGACGCCGATGGCGGCGTTCGTGTAGCCGAACGCCTTCAGGATGCCGATCTGCTCGCGCTGCATGTTGATCGTCCGGCTCATGACGACGTTCAAAAGAAAGGCGGCGACGAAGATGAAGATCGTCGGAAAGATCCGGGCGCTCTGGCGGAGCTGCTGAAACTCGCCGGTCAGAAGCCGGTGGGAGATCTGATCCTTGCGGGGGTGGGCGCCCAGTCCCCCGGAGGAATCGACGGTGGCGTCGAGCGCGGCGATAACGTCGCTGGAGCGGGCGTTTTTCGACAGGGTCAGAACGACGTCGTTGAAGGCGCCGTCCATGTCGTACGATCGGGCAAGGGCCTTGCGTCCCAGCCAGAGCACCCCGTATCGCTTAAAATCGGGGCTGGTCGCGTCCGGCCGCATCAAGAGTACGAACTCCGGGGAAAGGGCGATGCCGACAATTACCAGTTCCTTGCGCTTGCCGTTGATGATCGCCGCAAAACCGTTGCCTGGTTCAAAACGGTGGGCGAGGGCGAAGCTTTCGTTGATTACGACCTCGTTTTCCCGGGTCGGGTCGGCCAGTCTGCCCTTTCGCAAGTAGAGACGGTTCAAGAGCGGTTCGCCCTCCTCCGGCAGCGACACGAGCCGGGCCGTGACCGGTTCGGCAAAACCGGCGACGTCGAGTTTGGCATAACCGCAGACCCTTGTTTCGACAAGGGAAACGCCGGGAATTTCGGCTATTTTTTGCTTCAGGCTCTCCGGCGCCCGCTTCAGCGAGACAAAAACGTCGGCAAACCGGTAGTCGCGGTAGAAGGCGTCCCGGGTAAGCGAAAGGGAATCGATCGTGCTGATGAACATGATGAAGGTTGCCAGACCGCTTACAACTACGAGGGTGATCGCGAAGACCTGCCCCTTGAGGTGCAGGATATCCCGGAATATTTTTCGATCGAGCGACTTCACGCCCTCACCACTGAAGTTCACTTGACGATTTTTTGACCTTGTTTTCCGCAATTTCCGTGATGAGGCCGTTGCTTAAATGGATGACCCGGTCCGCCATCCCGGCGATGTCGGCGTTGTGGGTGATGATAACGGTTGCCGTGCCCAGCTCCCGGTTGATTCTTTCAAGGACCTCGAGGACGACGATTCCTGTTTGGGAATCGAGCGCGCCGGTCGGCTCGTCGCAGAGCAGCACCGCCGGATTCTTCGCAATCGCGCGGGCGATTGCGACCCGCTGCTGCTCGCCTCCGGAAAGCTGGGCGGGAAAATGGTCGAGCCGCTCGCCCAAGCCGACCAGCGTCAGCGCCTCTTGGGGTTTCATCGGGTTGTGGGCGATCTCGGTGACGACGGCAACGTTTTCCAGCGCGTTCAGACTGGGGATCAGGTTGTAAAATTGAAAAACGAACCCGACACTGGTGCGGCGATATTCGGTCAGCTCCCGTTCGCCGGCGGACGTCAGTTCCTTTTCCCGGTAAAACACCGTCCCGCTGGTCGCCGTGTCCAAACCGCCGATGATGTTCAAAAGCGTTGATTTTCCGCTTCCCGAGGGGCCGAGCAGCACCACCAGCTCCCCGGTAAAGATCTCGAGATTCGCCCCCCGGAGGGCATGAACCTCAACCTCTCCCATCAGATACACCTTGGCGAGATTTGTTACCTGAAATACCGTGTCGCTCATCTACAGACCATTGTTCAGAAAATAAAAAACCCGATAATTGTCAAGATGATCCACCGAAAAAACTTGATCACCGGGTCAAGCGCCCCGATGTACAGAAGACCGATGATAATGAAAAATCCGTATGGTTCGAGGCGGGCGAGGGCGTACTGGGCCCGGGATGACAGAAACCCCATCAGGATCTTTGAGCCGTCCAGGGGCGGGATCGGGATCAGGTTGAACGCCGCGAGCATGATGTTGATCTGCGTCATGTAGTACAAAAGCAGGCCG
This genomic interval from Syntrophobacterales bacterium contains the following:
- a CDS encoding ABC transporter ATP-binding protein, which translates into the protein MSDTVFQVTNLAKVYLMGEVEVHALRGANLEIFTGELVVLLGPSGSGKSTLLNIIGGLDTATSGTVFYREKELTSAGERELTEYRRTSVGFVFQFYNLIPSLNALENVAVVTEIAHNPMKPQEALTLVGLGERLDHFPAQLSGGEQQRVAIARAIAKNPAVLLCDEPTGALDSQTGIVVLEVLERINRELGTATVIITHNADIAGMADRVIHLSNGLITEIAENKVKKSSSELQW
- a CDS encoding ABC transporter permease; this encodes MKSLDRKIFRDILHLKGQVFAITLVVVSGLATFIMFISTIDSLSLTRDAFYRDYRFADVFVSLKRAPESLKQKIAEIPGVSLVETRVCGYAKLDVAGFAEPVTARLVSLPEEGEPLLNRLYLRKGRLADPTRENEVVINESFALAHRFEPGNGFAAIINGKRKELVIVGIALSPEFVLLMRPDATSPDFKRYGVLWLGRKALARSYDMDGAFNDVVLTLSKNARSSDVIAALDATVDSSGGLGAHPRKDQISHRLLTGEFQQLRQSARIFPTIFIFVAAFLLNVVMSRTINMQREQIGILKAFGYTNAAIGVHYAKLVVLIILPGLCGGVAAGIWFGRMLGDIYMAVYRFPMLIYTLYPHVVIEALVISILAALAGTLFSLARAARQPPAEAMRPEPPARYRVTFLEKTIVGRLLSQPSRMILRNLSRKPVRTMLSIIGIAVACATMIASGFFKDSVNFIIDVQFIRSQKEDMRISFVETSSFKTLYELKNLPGVRNAEGYRRVPARFVSGHKSYRTAIYGIEPESRLHLLLDTNLQRVEIPPEGIVINDYLAKMLDIRTGDLLTVEILEGAKPVRRIQVAGTAKLFLGVLGYMDTGALNRLLREGNALSGAYLLTDSLQNEALYRQFTDMPRVGGIVIRRNDIKNFHDVQARGMLFFTFIATLMACSIAFGVVYNSARIAFSERSRELASLRVLGYTRGEISYILLGELGLLTLAALPLGFIAGRLLCAYIAGALASDLFRVPLIIEMHTYALAAAVVLISASFSGLIVRRRLDTLDLVEVLKTKE